The following coding sequences lie in one Rutidosis leptorrhynchoides isolate AG116_Rl617_1_P2 chromosome 6, CSIRO_AGI_Rlap_v1, whole genome shotgun sequence genomic window:
- the LOC139854480 gene encoding uncharacterized protein yields the protein MADYLAELSGELEVINERTALKPLPGETWDLFTDGTSCAEGAGACLVLASPCGEEHTYALRFNFDVTNNEAEYEALIAGLNIARKMNIVNLRVFTDSQLVANQFNGSFEAHDPSIQKYLQLLKEMAARFERFELAQVPRNQNKKADARTAKLDEPNSTIYPQ from the exons atggcggattatctcgctgaactGTCTGGCGAGTTAgaggtgattaatgagcgaacCGCGCTAAAACCATTACCTGGTGAAACTTGGGATTTGTTTACTGATGGCACTTCGTGCGCAGAAGGTGCAGGCGCGTGTTTAGTTTTGGCAAGCCCATGTGGTGAGGAGCATACATATGCATtgcggtttaattttgatgtgacaaataATGAGGCCGAATATGAAGCATTGATCGCAGGCTTAAATATTGCGagaaaaatgaatattgttaatcTGCGTGTCTTTACAGATTCACagttagtagcgaatcagtttaatggATCTTTTGAAGCACACGATCCCTCTATACAGAAATACTTGCAACTACTGAAAGAAATGGCAGCGCGATTTGAGCGTTTCGAACTTGCACAAGTGCCAAGAAACcaaaacaaaaaggcggatgc AAGAACAGCCAAACTAGATGAACCCAATTCGACAATATATCCGCAGTGA